In Calditrichota bacterium, a single window of DNA contains:
- a CDS encoding T9SS type A sorting domain-containing protein, with amino-acid sequence MKKVLFLLIGFFLQNSIAQIDTVWTKTHSFKSGTNGYSVKATKDGGFLVIGDIEISNDSNKILLLKTNERGDSLWSKVYGNENSQFWHFPELKFDLIENQDRSIVFTGAQYSEQNIKPYLVKLDSLGNLIWDKTYTMKGYANSITKITDTDYLFSGSYFNYDESEVGFICRINENGDTLWTRKFDFSISDILVSVNDSILAVGLTKILKLNKSGKIIWIQDYSELMESSNERRGFNSIVETSNYEFITTGIDFQFGVHSGFIFKITGKGDSLNFQNGFAGGHDIVWSDDNSIFIGNHFGLESGPNGEIYSVQNDTTFSFFLGTFVLLRSINKITETEFVITGSHEAEKNSLFISKVIHNPVTKTNLIKPNLVKSFNLFQNYPNPFNPTTTISYQLKTKSNVQLTIYDISGREVKTLVNKRQTAGQHSVDFDASGLSSGIYFYRLSTSSGFVQNRKMVVLK; translated from the coding sequence ATGAAGAAAGTATTGTTTTTACTAATAGGTTTTTTTTTACAAAACTCAATTGCACAGATCGATACTGTTTGGACAAAAACACATTCTTTTAAATCTGGAACAAATGGCTACAGTGTAAAAGCTACAAAAGATGGTGGCTTTCTTGTTATTGGCGACATAGAAATTAGTAATGACTCAAATAAAATACTTTTGCTTAAAACAAACGAAAGAGGCGATTCATTGTGGTCAAAAGTTTATGGAAATGAAAACTCACAGTTTTGGCATTTTCCAGAGTTAAAATTTGATTTAATTGAAAACCAAGATAGATCAATAGTTTTTACAGGAGCGCAATATAGTGAACAAAATATAAAACCTTATTTAGTTAAGTTAGATTCTTTGGGGAATTTAATTTGGGATAAAACTTACACAATGAAAGGTTATGCTAATTCGATTACAAAAATAACAGATACAGACTATTTGTTTAGCGGTTCATACTTTAATTATGATGAAAGCGAAGTTGGTTTCATTTGTAGGATAAATGAAAACGGTGATACACTTTGGACAAGAAAATTTGATTTCTCAATATCTGACATTCTGGTTTCAGTAAATGATAGTATTTTAGCTGTTGGATTAACCAAAATTCTAAAACTAAACAAATCTGGTAAGATTATTTGGATCCAAGATTATTCTGAATTAATGGAGAGTAGTAATGAAAGACGCGGTTTTAATTCAATTGTAGAGACTTCTAACTACGAATTTATAACTACAGGAATTGATTTTCAATTTGGTGTTCATTCTGGTTTTATTTTTAAAATTACTGGTAAAGGCGATTCTTTAAATTTTCAGAATGGATTTGCAGGAGGACATGATATAGTCTGGTCAGATGATAATTCAATTTTTATTGGTAATCATTTTGGCTTAGAGTCTGGTCCAAATGGAGAAATTTATTCTGTACAAAATGATACTACTTTCTCGTTTTTTCTTGGGACTTTTGTTTTGCTAAGATCAATAAATAAAATAACTGAAACCGAATTTGTTATTACAGGTTCTCACGAAGCTGAGAAGAATAGTTTATTCATAAGCAAAGTTATTCATAACCCAGTAACAAAAACGAACTTAATAAAACCAAATTTAGTAAAGTCATTTAATTTATTCCAAAACTACCCCAACCCATTTAACCCAACTACAACCATTAGCTATCAGCTAAAAACCAAAAGCAATGTCCAGCTCACCATTTACGACATATCCGGTCGGGAAGTAAAAACGTTAGTTAACAAACGCCAAACCGCCGGACAGCATTCTGTAGATTTTGATGCCTCAGGTTTATCATCAGGGATTTATTTTTACAGATTATCCACTTCTTCTGGTTTTGTACAAAACCGCAAGATGGTTGTGTTGAAATAA
- a CDS encoding T9SS type A sorting domain-containing protein: MKIFSNYLYILLTIYATSVFAQNSINDLAEEADYIWAASDSGLLKINKTTNSVFTFNPTNSGLPSKYVSIIKVDKAGNKWMVIRDEYEGDWLGLTKFDGDEWTNFNIHNSALPTNRISDIEIDDSLNVWISFNYSESADIGKFDGLDWTFYKSESAIVISSLAIDDSLHIWASIKSGGIAKFDGMTWTIYNTGNSNIPFNSISLIEIDTLGNKWLIASSFYGWAHPGWWEFKGIIKFNDSSWTLYDTTGIRSRTVDSNVQALSFDKFGNKWFSTSIDGLTKFDGTKWIKIDTSNSAIPSNLTKPTIIDSDNNLWVGFHFNNNIGYNGVSLAKYDGESWESISTITSLKENQKKQGVRNLELNQNYPNPFNPTTTISYQLKTKSNVHIAIYDISGKEIKTLVNQRQKAGQHSVDFDASGLSSGIYIYKLSTSSGFVQSRKMVILK; this comes from the coding sequence ATGAAAATTTTTTCTAACTATTTATACATTCTATTAACAATTTATGCAACATCGGTTTTCGCACAAAATAGTATAAATGATTTGGCGGAAGAAGCTGATTATATTTGGGCAGCCTCTGATAGCGGGCTCCTTAAAATAAACAAAACAACTAATTCTGTTTTTACTTTTAACCCAACAAATTCCGGTTTACCAAGCAAGTATGTCAGCATTATAAAGGTAGACAAGGCTGGTAATAAGTGGATGGTAATTCGGGATGAGTATGAAGGCGATTGGCTTGGTTTGACAAAATTTGATGGTGATGAATGGACTAATTTTAATATTCATAATTCTGCCTTACCCACAAATCGGATATCAGATATTGAAATAGATGATTCTTTAAATGTTTGGATAAGTTTTAATTACAGTGAAAGTGCAGACATAGGTAAATTTGATGGCTTAGATTGGACATTTTATAAAAGTGAATCTGCAATAGTAATTTCTTCTCTTGCAATAGATGATTCATTGCATATTTGGGCTTCTATTAAATCTGGAGGAATAGCAAAATTTGATGGTATGACCTGGACCATATATAATACAGGCAATTCAAACATCCCATTCAACAGTATTAGTTTAATTGAAATAGATACATTAGGAAATAAATGGTTAATTGCAAGTTCATTTTATGGTTGGGCACATCCTGGATGGTGGGAGTTTAAAGGAATAATTAAGTTTAATGACTCATCATGGACGCTTTATGATACTACTGGTATTAGAAGCCGTACAGTAGATTCTAATGTTCAAGCACTTTCTTTTGATAAATTTGGCAACAAATGGTTTTCAACCTCAATAGATGGGTTGACTAAATTTGATGGGACTAAGTGGATAAAGATAGATACTTCTAATTCAGCTATTCCTTCAAACTTAACTAAACCGACAATAATAGATAGTGATAACAATTTATGGGTTGGGTTTCATTTCAATAATAATATCGGTTATAACGGTGTTAGTTTAGCTAAATATGATGGTGAGAGTTGGGAAAGCATTTCAACTATCACTTCACTTAAGGAAAATCAGAAGAAACAGGGTGTTAGAAATTTAGAGCTTAATCAAAATTACCCCAACCCATTTAACCCAACTACAACTATCAGTTACCAGCTAAAAACTAAAAGCAATGTCCATATCGCCATCTACGATATTTCCGGAAAGGAAATAAAAACGTTAGTTAACCAACGCCAAAA